The DNA window cttctgttgtgatttgacgctatacaaaaataaatggaattgaattgaattgaactgctTCACCAGTGCTTTGGTGTTATGGTGATCCATAGGTCGAGGCAACACGGAACAAACAGCAAAGTGTATGTCCTCACGTCCTCGCTGAATTCGATGTATCAAAGAATCCATCTGCTGCACAAGCAAACTGGGACTTACACCAGTGGCAATGTCGTTGGTCCCGATTTGGATAACAACTATCGCTCCTCCACTTAACTTCTTAAAATGATCGATGTTCTGGGACAAACTGCGAGAACCAGTTGTTCCAGGATGCACAAACGCATTGATGTTGGAGATCGTGTCTTCAAGCCCAAGGCACATTGAATCCGTCAAGAAACACACCTCCACACCTGCAACAATAACCACCACAATGTAAAACAAGTGGCAATCACCAACTTtgcacaataacaaaaacaacatgtacTTTCAAACAAAGGCAATGATACTAACCTGTATTCACTTTGAAGACTTTCTGTCCAAACTGGCACACAGCTGAAGAGGATTCTCGATCTAAAcatacaacaaacacaaataattACACACTTTTCTACTAGCTTAGATTTGTGATATGAAACATCAGGTCACCAAGGCATGTGTTGAAAACAGCTACAGACCTGCCAATATTGGATGCCAACCCAGACACACCACATAATAATCTTTGTGTTGAATTATGGTACTAAATGCACCATGGAGGTGCAACAGACACATTCCATCTGTCTTGAAATGTTTTCCATAGTTTCGCACATTACTGTTTGCTCATCTATCAGCCCTGTTTCACTGTACCTTGGAAGCCCAATATTAACCTCCCAGTTACTGCCAAACACACCATGCTGTTTTGTCAacttaacaatttttttttgtcatagcaTTACTTTGCTGCATTGCCTTTGCTATTTTGCTCCCTTCTAGAAGGATGCAATCAACATCTTCACCCTTTCCATGTACATACAGGAGCAATCCCATGTTTGATTGCTGCCACAAGACTACATGCTAGCCCTTCATTCACATTACTGTGCAATGCTGTTTCTCTGACATCAGTCCCAGCAACAATAGGCGATTGAAATTTTGCTAAACACATGCAAGCATTAATATTCGCCTCACTCTTACCTTTGACAGTTCTTGTTGACATACGATGACCCTGTTCTACCACAACCACTGGCACGGCCCTGGAAGTTGACGCCTGTGGAGAGACATCCACAATTGGTGGGATGGCCTCCACCTTCAAAAAATGCAGTGAAAAAACAGCTTTGAAAATCATGTATTTTTTCAGTGTTTGAAATTATTAAAGTATaactatttatatattaatgagCAAAGCATAAAACTGAAGAGTTTTCTATTTGGAACACTCCTTCAAAACCTTCAAACAAAATAGGAGAAAACTATCGTTGACATTTTTTCCTCTCAAAAGGTAATCCATAAACaaacaatcaataaatatatcCTAATAATTAACGCATAATACAAACATAACAAACCTGTTGCTGAACAATCCTCATCTTGGGTGCTCCATGGGACTGCTTAGGTTCCCAAGAATGCTGCCTCTGTAATTACAAATAGCATAATTAGAACCCTTTGTCAATTACAAAGATACCATATTATATATCACTTTCTCCAAACAATCTCAATCATTTTATTACAGTGTGCAACATCTTACCTTGCTGCTGTAACTAACAGTCATATATCCTTCTTCGTCTGTTTGACATGGCCGTGTTGCAGCGACCTCTTCCTTCACGACCACCTTTGGAGAGAATCTTCTAGCAGGCAGTGATGTCTCAGGAGCAACCTGTGGCTTTGGTGCAGTTGTCTCCAGGTGCAGATGAGCAGAAGTCCAGAACAGCTTTGCCAAAATGCCCATTCCCTCACTGTCACTCAAATGAACCTGC is part of the Sebastes umbrosus isolate fSebUmb1 chromosome 12, fSebUmb1.pri, whole genome shotgun sequence genome and encodes:
- the LOC119498839 gene encoding uncharacterized protein LOC119498839; amino-acid sequence: MLRERSLRPSQAAQQNTAGNIVVCGTGYCYKVEKWPISSFTGRRHKLVMPPDSPDKKFVLLVGCSHLRAIADGNVKMPEGLSFGVMSTPGACAAELRTEVMNSVVPRTPDVVCLLAPSNDLKASRTIDEAGVAFGKLLYSVCSLWPQVMVLDFPPRLNVAVDLQDQLRQEFHCVAARAGVKYVSTAEHFPVHNLKLWSQDGVHLSDSEGMGILAKLFWTSAHLHLETTAPKPQVAPETSLPARRFSPKVVVKEEVAATRPCQTDEEGYMTVSYSSKRQHSWEPKQSHGAPKMRIVQQQVEAIPPIVDVSPQASTSRAVPVVVVEQGHRMSTRTVKDRESSSAVCQFGQKVFKVNTGVEVCFLTDSMCLGLEDTISNINAFVHPGTTGSRSLSQNIDHFKKLSGGAIVVIQIGTNDIATGVSPSLLVQQMDSLIHRIQRGREDIHFAVCSVLPRPMDHHNTKALVKQNSKR